The following are encoded together in the Pedobacter sp. D749 genome:
- a CDS encoding aldo/keto reductase yields MKNSTTIQLGQNGPLVSKLGLGCMRMSSIWGGSTPNETESIATIHEALDNGINLLNTGDFYGAGHNEILVGKAIKGRRDEAFISVKFGAIFHNGHWLGLDLRPIAIKNFINYSLTRLGIETIDLYQPSRMDDSVPVEDIIGTVADLVKEGKVRHIGVSEITADQLRKANSVYPISALEIGYSLAERGIESDLLPAAKALGIGVVAFANTAEGLLTGDMKAPLAENDYRNHFSRFQGENLVHNLEKVEVLKQLSADKGYTPTQVAIAWVKEQGDNIMPLVSMSRRSRLPENIAAMEIVFTPEEMNTLNATFATGAIQGGTYLQR; encoded by the coding sequence ATGAAAAATAGCACAACAATTCAATTAGGCCAAAATGGGCCTTTAGTATCCAAACTTGGTTTGGGCTGTATGCGCATGTCCTCTATCTGGGGTGGATCTACCCCTAACGAGACGGAAAGCATTGCTACGATCCATGAAGCATTGGATAATGGCATTAATTTGTTGAACACCGGCGACTTTTACGGAGCTGGTCATAATGAGATCCTGGTGGGCAAAGCCATCAAAGGAAGACGTGACGAGGCGTTTATCAGCGTAAAATTCGGAGCGATCTTTCATAATGGACATTGGCTGGGACTAGATCTGCGTCCCATCGCCATTAAGAATTTTATAAACTACTCACTAACCCGTTTAGGGATCGAAACCATTGATTTATACCAACCCAGCCGGATGGATGACAGTGTACCTGTAGAAGACATCATCGGCACAGTCGCTGATCTGGTTAAAGAAGGTAAAGTTCGCCACATTGGTGTATCAGAGATCACGGCAGACCAGCTTCGCAAAGCCAATAGCGTCTACCCAATAAGTGCACTGGAGATCGGGTATTCACTGGCCGAGCGTGGGATTGAAAGCGACTTGCTTCCGGCGGCTAAAGCATTAGGTATTGGTGTGGTGGCTTTCGCTAATACAGCCGAAGGTTTATTAACTGGCGACATGAAAGCTCCGCTTGCCGAAAATGATTATCGTAATCACTTCTCTCGTTTTCAGGGCGAAAATTTAGTTCATAACCTGGAAAAAGTGGAAGTTTTAAAGCAACTGTCTGCCGATAAAGGTTATACACCAACGCAGGTGGCGATAGCCTGGGTAAAAGAGCAGGGTGACAACATTATGCCCTTAGTAAGCATGAGCCGCAGATCGCGCTTGCCTGAAAATATTGCAGCGATGGAAATTGTATTTACGCCGGAAGAAATGAATACTTTAAATGCTACTTTTGCAACAGGCGCTATCCAGGGCGGCACTTATTTACAACGCTAA
- a CDS encoding AraC family transcriptional regulator has translation MISPAEILPGVIFYSYLSAERKEKACFWNHHTLILQVSGQFTLETSTQTISMTAGEMLLIGKNQLGTITKTPLPGANYETIVISLQEDLLRRIVLEERLKADQKYVGPPNILIPSNEFLQGYFQSIVPYARSSGAEMTDEMGILKVKEGVKLLMLAMPVLLNFLFDFSEPYKIDLEKFMLHNFHFNVPVEKFAQLTGRSLAAFKRDFMKTFGAPPRHWLQEKRLNEAKHLIEAKHQKPSAIYLDLGFESLSHFSHSFKKKFGKAPTEFM, from the coding sequence ATGATTAGTCCAGCAGAAATTCTTCCCGGTGTAATATTCTATTCTTACCTTTCTGCAGAGCGGAAGGAGAAAGCATGTTTTTGGAATCACCATACCTTGATCCTACAGGTCTCTGGACAGTTTACGTTAGAAACCTCTACGCAAACCATTTCAATGACCGCCGGGGAAATGCTGCTGATCGGAAAAAATCAACTGGGTACAATTACCAAAACACCGCTGCCAGGTGCAAACTACGAAACCATCGTGATATCCCTGCAGGAAGATCTGTTGCGCAGAATCGTGTTAGAAGAAAGGCTTAAAGCAGACCAGAAATATGTTGGTCCGCCAAATATTTTAATTCCTTCTAATGAATTCCTGCAAGGTTATTTTCAATCCATTGTTCCCTATGCACGTAGTTCAGGTGCAGAGATGACCGACGAAATGGGCATCCTGAAGGTAAAGGAAGGCGTCAAATTGCTGATGCTTGCCATGCCGGTGTTACTTAATTTTTTATTTGATTTTTCAGAACCATATAAGATCGACCTGGAAAAATTTATGCTGCATAATTTTCATTTCAATGTCCCTGTCGAAAAGTTTGCGCAATTAACAGGTCGCAGCCTTGCAGCCTTTAAAAGGGATTTTATGAAGACATTCGGTGCTCCACCCCGTCACTGGCTTCAGGAAAAACGGCTAAATGAGGCTAAACACCTCATCGAAGCTAAACATCAAAAGCCATCAGCTATATACCTCGACCTGGGCTTTGAAAGTTTATCGCACTTCTCCCATTCTTTTAAGAAAAAGTTCGGAAAGGCCCCAACTGAGTTCATGTAG
- a CDS encoding DUF4932 domain-containing protein: MKKILIALALFTTTFTMARTPVRSTIDERVELFSIIFRLAGNPEYNMKFAKHYIADINAHFAPYKNEPVISFAKELATEKNMGFSKVMFLAVHLKKSKNGFAMIPEQNSNLIGKWDPADAEKFVGLVNSFYRRSGFNLFFRAHKKRYTQATKDFDQSIDGFDQQWYLNYYGDHQVDYRVAIGLGNGGANYGPSVTPIGSKRRVYAIMGSWTFAADGTPIFARETYLSYLIHEFNHSFVDHILEQSPKIDSMLIASGEILLAARRKEMKLEGYEDWHSLINESLVRASVVRYMIDHKQSQKEINNEIAKQREKGFTWMEDLVQLLGEYETSRVDYPTFERFYPRLTTFFEKTAKNISR; encoded by the coding sequence ATGAAGAAGATCCTGATCGCTTTAGCCCTTTTTACCACTACCTTCACAATGGCCAGGACACCCGTAAGATCGACCATCGATGAGCGCGTGGAACTGTTCAGTATCATCTTCCGGCTTGCGGGAAACCCCGAGTACAACATGAAGTTCGCAAAGCACTATATCGCCGACATCAATGCACATTTTGCCCCTTACAAGAACGAACCCGTAATTAGCTTTGCAAAGGAACTTGCAACGGAAAAGAACATGGGCTTCTCAAAGGTGATGTTCCTTGCCGTTCACTTAAAAAAGTCGAAAAACGGCTTCGCCATGATCCCTGAGCAAAACAGTAACCTCATTGGAAAATGGGATCCTGCTGATGCCGAAAAGTTCGTCGGGCTCGTGAACAGCTTTTACCGCCGCTCCGGTTTCAACCTGTTCTTTAGAGCCCATAAAAAACGCTACACCCAGGCCACGAAAGACTTCGACCAATCCATCGATGGATTCGACCAGCAATGGTACCTCAACTATTATGGTGACCACCAGGTCGATTATAGGGTAGCCATCGGACTTGGCAACGGCGGTGCGAACTACGGCCCCAGCGTTACCCCAATCGGAAGCAAGCGAAGGGTCTACGCCATCATGGGCTCATGGACCTTCGCCGCTGACGGCACCCCGATTTTCGCAAGGGAAACCTATCTTAGCTACCTTATCCATGAGTTCAATCATTCCTTCGTCGACCATATCCTTGAGCAAAGCCCAAAGATCGATTCTATGCTTATTGCATCAGGAGAAATTCTATTGGCAGCTAGACGCAAAGAAATGAAATTAGAGGGCTACGAGGACTGGCACAGCCTGATCAATGAATCACTTGTACGCGCCTCCGTCGTTCGTTATATGATAGACCATAAACAAAGTCAGAAGGAAATCAATAACGAGATCGCCAAACAAAGAGAAAAAGGTTTTACATGGATGGAAGACCTGGTACAATTGCTTGGTGAATATGAAACCTCAAGAGTAGACTACCCGACCTTTGAGCGTTTCTACCCACGGCTGACCACTTTTTTCGAAAAGACCGCAAAGAACATCAGCCGCTAA